The stretch of DNA GCTATTTTTCCaacgggtcattctatttcatagaatttaaaacataGTAAGCAGCAgactttctattttcattcgattaagagTCACAGTACCATCATCATCCCATTGatcgaaccgtataggttcaaataccatatattttcaatcaggtacattctattttttccatcagggtaattctattttttccatcagggacattctatttttttcatcggtcattctatttcatagaatttataacaaagtaggctttctattttcataCGATTAAGGGTCACAACAACATCATCCTCccatttatcgaaccgtataggttcatataccatatattttccatccatgacattttatttttaccatCAGGGTTATGCTATTTTTCCaacgggtcattctatttcatagaatttaaaaaaaagtaagcaGCAGGCTTTCTATTATCATTTGATTAAGAGTCACAGTACCATCATCATCCCATTGATCGAAcagtataggttcaaataccatatatatTCCATCAGCTACATTCTATTTTGTCCATCAGGGTCATTCTTCTTTTTCAATCGGGTCATTCGAttatatagaatttaaaacaaattagtctttctatttttattcgATTAAGGGTCACAGTACCATCATCGTACTATTTATCGAActgtataggttcaaataccatatattttccatcagggacattctattttttccatcagggtcattcAATTtattccatcgggtcattctatttcatacaatttaaaacaaagtaggctttctattttcattcgataAAGAGTCACAGTACAATCATATTTTTTCCATCGAGTTAATCTAatttatagaatttaaaacaaagtagtctttctattttcattcgattaagggtCACAGAACCATCATCCTAccatttatcgaaccgtataggttcaaataccatatattttccatcagggttattctattttttcttcaaataccataaattctattttttctataagggttattctattttttccatcgggtttataacaaagtaggctttttattttcattcgattaagggtCACAGCAACATCATCCTCccatttatcgaaccgtataggttcacataccatatattttacatcagcgacattttattttttccatcagtgtcatgctatttttccatcgggtcattctatttcatagaatttaaaacaaagtaggcagcaggctttctattttcattcgaatAAGAGTCTCAATATCATCATCCAATTTATCGAActgtataggttcaaataccatatatttacCATCAGGTACATTCAATTTTTTCCATCTGGGtcattcaattttttctatcagggacattctattttttccatcggtcattctatttcatagaatttataacaaagtaggctttctattttcataCGATTAAGGGTCACAGCAACACCATCCTCccatttatcgaaccgtataggttcatataccatatattttccatccataacattttattttttgcatcaGGGTTATGCTATTTTTCCaacgggtcattctatttcatagaatttaaaacaaagtaagcagcaggctttctattttcattcgattaagagTCACAGTACCATCATCATCCCATTGAttgaaccgtataggttcaaataccatatatatTCCATCAActacattctattttttccatcatggtcattcttatttttcaatcgggtcattctattatatagaatttaaaacaatgtagtctttctatttttattcgATTAAGGGTCACAGTACCATCATCCTACCGTTTATCGAACCATATAGGTTctaataccatatattttccatcaggggcATTCTATATTTCCATCGGGTGATTCAATGTTATAGAATTTACGACAAAGTAGgctttcaattttcatttcattaagGGTCACAGTATCATCATCCTCCAATTTATggaaccgtataggttcaaataccatatattttctatCAGGGACATCCTATTTTTTCCATCCGGTCATTCTAttatatagaatttaaaacaaagtagtctttatgttttcattcgattaagggtCACAGTACTATCATCGTAccatttatcgaaccgtataggttcaaataccatatattttccatcagggacattctattttttccatcagggtcattctatttcatagaatttacaacaaagtaggctttctattttcatttgattaagggtcacaacaacatcatcctcccatttatcgaaccgtataggttcacataccatatattttacatcagcgacattttattttttcaatcagggtcatgctatttttccatcgggtcattctatttcatagaatttaaaacaaagtaggcagCAGGCTTTCTATTTTTATTCGAATAAGAGTCACAGTACCATCATCccatttatcgaaccgtataggttcaaataccatatatatTCCATCAGgtacattctattttttctatcagggtcattctattttttccatcaggttcattctattatatagaatttaaaacaatatagtctttctattttcattcgattaagggtCACAGTATCATAATCCTCccatttatcgaaccgtataggttcaaataccaaatattttccatcagcgacgttctattttttccattagGGTCATTCTATTTATTCCAttgggtcattctatttcatacaattaaaaacaaagtaggctttctattttcattcgatcAAGTGTCACATTACaatcatatattttccatcagggtcattttattttttccatcgggtcattctaatttatataatttaaaacaaagtagtctttctattttcattcgattaagggtCACAGTACAATCATCCTACAatttatcgaaccgtataggttcaaataccatatattttccatcagggacattgttattctattttttccatcgggtcgtTCTATATCATAGAATTTATaacaaagtaggctttctattttcattcgattaagggtCACAGCAACATCATCCTCCAatttatcgaaccgtataggttcacataccatatattttacatcagcgacattatattttttccatcagtgtcatgctatttttccatcgggtcattctatttcatagaatttaaaacaaagtaggcagcaggctttctattttcattcgaatAAGAGTCACAATACCATCATCCTatttatcgaaccgtataggttcaaataccatattttttccatcaggtacattctattttttccatcagggtcattttattttttccatcagggacattctattttttccatcggtCATTcgatttcatagaatttataacAAAGTAGGGTTTCTATTTTCATACGATTAAGGGTCACAGCAACATCATCCTCccatttatcgaaccgtataggttcatataccatatatttttcatccatgacattttattttttccatcagggttATGCTATTTTTCCaacgggtcattctatttcatagaatttaaaacaaagtaagcagcaggctttctattttcattcgattaagagTCACAGTACCATCATCATCCCATTGATCGAACcatataggttcaaataccatatatatTCCATCAGctacattctattttttccatcaagGTCATTCTTCTTTTTCAATCGTGTCATTCTAttatatagaatttaaaacaaagtagtctttctatttttattcgATTAAGGGTCACAGTACCATCATCCTACCGtttatcgaaccgtataggttctaataccatatattttccatcaggggcattctattttttccatcgggtgATTCTATGTTATAGAATTTACAACAAAGTAGGGTTTCAATTTTCATTCCATTAAGGGTCACAATATCATCATCTTCccatttatcgaaccgtataggttcaaataccatatattttccatcagggacatccTATTTTTTCCATCCGGTCATtctattttatagaatttaaaacaaagtaggctttctTTTTTCATTCCATTAAGGGTCACGGTATCATCATCTTCCTATTTATCGAACcatataggttcaaataccatagattttccatcagggacattctattttttcaatcagggtcattctattttttccatcaggtcagtctatttcatagaatttaaaacaaagtaggctttctattttcatttaaaaaaaataaaaaatcattttcttcaaatacCATTTCTTCATATATATGGAGCATGAGACACAATGTCAAGTTAAATAAATAGTGCTAACTTAACATTCATACCTGGTATAGATACGTCCGCAATTTCTTCGAGAGTCCTGCATACAGACGTTGCAGTACCATCCTCGCATTAGGCATCATAGGCAGCAAAGAAGGAAGATGCTGATTTTCTACATTTACATAAAGGTTCTCAATCAAAAAGTTATACTATTATATATACATTactatatacaaaaaaaagCTGATCTCACAGACCAGAAATCTCTAAGAACTTAATAAATAGAATACCAATCCATCAGATTTTAATCACATAATAATTACACATTTCATAAAACAATAGGTATTTAGTGTTTCTAAATCTAATGTAACACTAATTAATTTCAGTATATCAAATTATTTGAAGATAGCAGTTGTAAAAGAAATGATATCATACGTGAGTCATTTATAGAAGTTGAATAATAAAGAACACCTATTTAAATACTAAGTGTTCACCTTGTTGAGAACAACCACACGTGATTTGTTGGTAATCGCCATTTTATGCAAAAAGAGATTATCACGAGTAGAATAGAACTTTGGCTTTCCATTGCCCAATTCAGTAAATGCTGTAGCCAGTAATGAGtaatgaaggagagaaagagattaTAAGTATATGCAATTCCAAAGCttgcaaattaaatttcattattaaaataactaataaaTATCGATGATGTCATGATGATGTACTTTCCAACTAAACAGCAGCTTAGTAATATTATCACTCTTCCATCATTGAAGCTGTTCTGCTTTTTGATTGAATTGACGCTTAAAAGTAAAACTATAACTTTCTAACCATAATAATGCTGACCTGAAGGTGAATCACCACCAGGTCTCGCATTTGGCTGCACCCCAGGCCGAACCAATCCTTGAGCACCAAAGCTGGTTTGCATGTGAGGCGAGGAACCAGGACCGGAAGTTGAACCACCACTAGGCTGTAAATTTACATTGGGTGGAACCCCGGGATGGGATCTTTGAGCAAGAGGCCAGGAAGCGGTAGGCATAGCTGCGGACGCGTAGGCGGGCATAGTAGGATATGCACCATTTTGAACAGGATAAGCACCGGGAACAGGTACATAACCCGGTCTAACTGCATGCTGAGTTAGATCCCATGATGGCCCTTGTCCTCCAGGAACTTGAGTCTGAAAACCAGGGGAACTGGTTGGGTACATAGGTGCAGCCTGAGGATTTTGCCAAGATGTTACAGGAACTTGTGGTACTGTATAGTCTCTACTTTTGTCACTGAAAGCCTGAAACCAAAACATATTACAGTAAAATTAGAGTCAGTTTCATTCAATTGTCATAAACAAATTACCATAAAAGGTAAATCAAGTGTCAAGAAGCATACATCTAAGTATCAAATCTGTTTCCGATCAAGAAAGTGCCCACATTGCTTCTAAGAATAtctcttaaatttttttccctcaTTAACATTAacccaaaaacacatttttataCCTTTACATTGAGATCAGTATGACGAGAGTATGATAGATGAAACTTACAATAGCTACCATCATATATGCAATGCCCCTCTAAAGCTTCTCTAGCAGCTGCTGCCGTCGTAACAtctgcaaaaacaaaaaacaaaaacaatctCAAAATCATAGAGAAATACCATAATTATTTCTATCCATCcattagcaacaaaaaaaacatccACGTTCAACACTAAAGCAGAAGGAAAGCATTTGGTTAAtgaaataatcaataaaaagGACAAAATATGGAATAGAACTGATATAAAAAGGTCAAAACAACCGAAAAATAGACCATTGGTTATCAATCATTCAATCTAAACACTATTTTGCGAATACTAATTCTCGGCATTAAGCACACAAGGAACCACCAAATCGAAGGATAAGAAAATAGAGGAAAGAAagtatgcatatatatatatactagaaatTGTATATAAAAATGGAACGTAGTGCACAAACTCAAGAACTAACAGACAAAAAGGATTGGTACCTGGGTACTGAATTAGTGCCTGAGTTTGACCATTCTTTTCGAACATGGCAATTTTCTGGACAGTACCAAATGCAGAAAAAACCTGTAAAGATAGACCAGCATTAGGGTATAATTCAAACACTAATTAGGAAGTTTTACTGAAATATATAAATTCTCACCGTGTTGATGACCTCAACAGTAACAGCATACTGCATATTTTCAATGGAAGCCAAAAGTACATTGCTCTCCGTTTCTCTCCTCTTTCCATCGGGACCAATAACTGGCTGAGGATTACAAATTGTTAACACAtactaaaatagaaaaatcaaaAAGTTATTAAAGAATACAACAATAAAATACCTGTGCTGCCCCCTCAATAGCACTATGATTGACAGGAAGCATAGGATTTGTATAGTCCCTAAAAAATCATGGAAAAATTCAGTATTATTAACCATTGACAAGCTAACATCtaaaagagaaatatataaatatagccATACACCTTAAAGGAAAAGATTATATTAAACAATCCAATCAAAGTTCGTCTAACTAGTATGCAGTTAAtcgcaacaacaacaacaacaacaaaaaactaGTTACAAAATTGTATGCAAATACAACACTACAACTACCATACCTCTAATGTAGCCAAACCTTTTGATACCAACTCAATCATCCTTGACCTTGTCTACAGGAACATAAAATACTGATAAGTAAAAGCTTCAAGAAGGTGTTGAAACAAACAATTATTAAATACACATATGTTTATTAGAAATGTTTCAAGAAACAAGAGATTTACAAAGAGTTAACCATCATCTATGTAAACAGGTTAttcaaaaaacagaaaaaacacCCAATCTATTCTTAAGCTTCAACTTCAATCATCTTTAGATTTCAAGATATCATCAACAAGATTTAATTTTGCTAGATTATTATAACATGGCCATCttattttctcttaatttttggttttttgaaACTACAAACAAACCAAACAAATTTGTGCTCGTACGTACCCAAGAAACAAGATGAACTTTTGGAACTACAAACACCCAAAGCTGTTGCCAAAAACCTAACATTTGAACAAGAAAATacacagcaaaaaaaaaaagggtaaacaTCCATGTTCGAAGAATTgataattgatttttcaaattaCCAAGAAttgatagaaaaagaaaaggggAAAAGGGATAATGACTTCACCAAAATTAAATTCGTCTGATTTCTTCACAAGCGGTGAGAGATTGAGCGATTTCTTTCGTGATTCGTGACGGTGGCAAGTTGATTCATTGAATCCTGTCCGTCACGGTGGAGAGGAGCTGAGTGTGACGGTGGGGAGAGGAGCTTGAGAGAGGCGGTGAATTGGAAACTATTgagtttctctctcttctcttaaAATTAAAACCAAGTCCCAACGGAAACTATTTTTTTGGATCGTATGCTACTAGTAAATATATGGAAAATATTATGTATAcacatttatttgacaaaaatacaataaatatatttttttgatttttttaatattttttgcatatcTCATTTTGCGTGCTTGTGAGTGAAAAGAGAATTGTGTTAATTTTGTgtcttaaaatttgtgtttgaataacacaCCTCTAAATATATACTACTAAGGGTCCCTtttgcctaatttttttttccttaagtttatgcaaatagtttatgcattgtaaattaagttttatgaatttattttatttgttcatacaagtaaaaattataattttataagctattttatcataaattactttgaaaaacttataataatatataaaaattgcatatattgtttgtataagctcaaaataagaggaaaaaagtCAGGTCAAATGGACCCTAAGTTGAATTTGATCGATATAAGTTGGTGTCTGAGATTAATTAAGTCATCTCAATTTAGTtagtattagaaataaaaacatcaataaaaaaaagaaataaaaacatcAATTTGACAATTTAATCaactaaattttgtttattaacCTCTAGTTTTTAAGGGAACAAGTCTCGTTAATCCAGAGTTCGATTACAAAGTAAGTAATATCTGGTCAAAAATTGTTATCACCAGAAATTGAACTCGAATTCTCCCAAACAATTCTTCTTAGAATGAATCCGTTAATCACTTAAACTCAaaatttcttgatttaatgaaCTCAACTTTGAATAATACAACTAGTGGCTTTGGCTTGCCAATAGAGAAAAATgacttatttaatcatttcacacactttaagaaaaatacataaataaaggAGAGGAAATTGTACAATTACTAAATTGTCTTACCTTTTTCATTACTAGTAGTAATTATTCATTTGCTTGAGTATGCCACACATAAACAGAGGCTCacataaagggtaaaattgggaaaaaaaatcaaagtaaaaaaaatgtcattacaAATTCACGTATTTGGTATCGACATGTGACAcacgtgtttttttttaatcaaaaataataatcattgGCCCATGCTGCGACCTTTGCGTTATTAGCACGACgctctaaccaactgagctaatGGGTCACTCGTGTATATATTACATTTAATTATTGTATGTTcctaaattattattagtttcCACGTATCGTGATATTGAGATTATGTATCGTTGGAAATATAAATTCCGTGTAAATCTCAATGTAAAAATATAGACTCgtgtgtaaactttttttaaaaaaaaaccaaacaaacaaaaaaaagttaaattcgatagtaaaataaatatgaaacaaaaataccccAAAGAAATTATcataatatatcttatattagttaatttttacatcaatacttcttcaaaaaaaatttcacatcaatatcctccgaataaaataaatatagaacctagtatatattataaataaaaaatatgtctcTGTATTAATATAAGAACAAACATACGGttcctataataatatatttttttggtattcgtttatcaaaaatatatactttttggtATTTACCATCTTGTTCTTAGGGGGAGAATTCTCTGATAATTAATAGTTCGACCGCCATGTGCATATATATCCCCAaataatacatgtgcaaaattctcacataaataagaaaatagatcatatatctatatatataaatcctagatagttgtccaattgtctatctaaaccctaatccacaaaccaattaaaacctttcatttagccacatcacttacatccatttaatgtgtggtactaattataattataattataattattataataataataataataataataataataataattattattattattattattattattattattgttttgggtttttatccattttaatttttttaaattttattattttgtgtattttactgttttttttttcaaaatagttaatgttcaAAATTTGTCTATTCTTTGTGTAtttaaggagttggtcgattgttaggactacttcctaatgttagtaaaaaaaaatactaatggttggtatgcaccgcatgatttttatcatattcgatcttgagtatgagttaagttggtttatcgtTGCTCCAatgagtttcaaattaatataaatgacaaattcaataataaagtagtttatccaactcataaTCATGCCTTATTCAACGTCAATTATttttcatgg from Trifolium pratense cultivar HEN17-A07 linkage group LG5, ARS_RC_1.1, whole genome shotgun sequence encodes:
- the LOC123885875 gene encoding polypyrimidine tract-binding protein homolog 1-like, with product MLPVNHSAIEGAAQPVIGPDGKRRETESNVLLASIENMQYAVTVEVINTVFSAFGTVQKIAMFEKNGQTQALIQYPDVTTAAAAREALEGHCIYDGSYCKFHLSYSRHTDLNVKAFSDKSRDYTVPQVPVTSWQNPQAAPMYPTSSPGFQTQVPGGQGPSWDLTQHAVRPGYVPVPGAYPVQNGAYPTMPAYASAAMPTASWPLAQRSHPGVPPNVNLQPSGGSTSGPGSSPHMQTSFGAQGLVRPGVQPNARPGGDSPSGQHYYG